A window from Plasmodium chabaudi chabaudi strain AS genome assembly, chromosome: 11 encodes these proteins:
- a CDS encoding E3 SUMO-protein ligase PIAS, putative, whose amino-acid sequence MSYNVSNAKLADCLNKLRVYDLNQLCRKFLLPQNGKKVAIIERILECITDVEREEQIYEFILATKPSIFEINKGKKSNNKATNSDNNSEATNNNKSNNNSNNSCVNNNVLCINNDANNHETNDTNTLKKNSPQAPKKGKVKIYEESHEFSSCICGGMVKNVLSKNCVVKCIECEKPQHISCYIQNSCISKNMQDYKILCVACRLKDMDPFYPLKQILWMKSLNTNSEKLMINASDIKSWKNENKEVIIFCIHADKTDLSGTVSVKQEWPKTFSLKVNGNVIEKIFEPSWEHKRRDSPLKITHVLHAGNNNIDINITNYDPPKLFVLAFLLCKIETEQSIIENIILNSSLSFKEAKNRIIHILSIKHDDDEVMCMEVNRKISLNCPFSLDRILIPCRGVKCSHIQCFDLKSFIDITKKTKAFNNRWKCPVCSFFLRPRHLVIDTFITYILSQVPKDIKEVELNKMGEIIFNHNNSEPKILKSIDDADLANLQKIGLEIKTEQSIDNNRNNDGKENNINTNEIIILDSDSEPDAENNENTNRNHKASDKTNLNNAQDGREVICISDSDDDDNAPLISKKSETPPKNKLPFSIGMANYGNNQYLSSFFIRNINDIDKINMLPNTYSNFNEMISNALNDIDPIRFNEIYLSNKILNPEIIQKNNDGKLNNDKNNSNINNDGDKEANEHNIENDNNNEILKNTTVLKPSNENLNNSLLFFCNKDNLISQDMFFFNTTLEALSLDPGNKCINYSDIVNNNDTILNKATENNQNANLEKINASGSFDLFDSNLILPTTSINNNLTNELRNYLGENNSNDTNKDNSSNKEKNNSNIGCDQLDDMSSPHNQIDLNQLPNSENDKTEESQKTSEKSEDEENDDNEQNDDDSNLNKKKRKKDKENEKETPRKK is encoded by the exons ATGTCGTATAATGTTAGCAATGCAAAATTGGCTGACTG CTTAAATAAATTGAGAGTATACGACCTTAATCAATTATGCCGGAAGTTTCTTTTACCACAAAATGGGAAAAAAGTAGCAATTATTGAACGAATTTTAGAATGTATAACAGATGTTGAGAGAGAAGagcaaatatatgaatttatattagCGACGAAACCGTCtatatttgaaataaataaaggaaaGAAATCAAATAACAAGGCTACAAATagtgataataatagtgaAGCAaccaataataataaatctaataataatagtaataattcttgtgtgaataataatgtattatGCATTAATAACGATGCAAATAATCACGAAACCAATGATACAAATacgttgaaaaaaaattcccCTCAAGCCCCGAAAAAGGGAAAAG tgaaaatatatgaagaGAGCCACGAATTTTCTTCATGTATATGTGGAGGAATGGTCAAAAATGTTTTGAGTAAAAATTGTGTAGTAAAATGCATAGAATGTGAAAAGCCGCAACACATCAGTTgctatatacaaaattcatgtataagtaaaaatatgcaagattataaaatattatgtgtAGCATGTCGGTTAAAAGACATGGACCCATTTTATCCTcttaaacaaatattatgGATGAAAAGTTTAAATACAAACTctgaaaaattaatgattAACGCAAgtgatataaaaagttggaaaaatgaaaataaagaagttataatattttgtatacatGCTGATAAAACCGATCTAAGTGGTACTGTTTCTGTAAAACAAGAATGGCCCAAaactttttctttaaaagTTAATGGCAAcgttatagaaaaaatatttgaaccATCATGGGAACATAAAAGAAGGGATAGCCCTCTTAAAATTACTCATGTACTCCACGCtggaaataataacatagATATCAATATTACAAATTATGATCCACCGAAATTATTTGTTCttgcttttttattatgtaaaatagAAACAGAACAAAGtattatagaaaatattatattaaatagcTCTTTAAGTTTTAAAGAAGcaaaaaatagaataattcatattttgtcAATAAAACATGACGATGATGAAGTAATGTGTATGGAAGTCAATAGAAAAATAAGTTTGAATTGCCCTTTTTCATTAGATAGAATATTAATACCATGTCGAGGTGTTAAATGTTCTCATATTCAATGTTTTGATTTAAAATCATTTATTGATATAaccaaaaaaacaaaagctTTTAATAATAGATGGAAATGCCCCGTATgctcattttttttaaggcCACGGCATCTAGTAATCGATACTTtcattacatatattttgtcaCAAGTTCCTAAAGACATTAAAGAAGTAGAGCTTAACAAAATGGgtgaaataatatttaatcataataattctGAACCAAAAATTCTAAAAAGTATTGATGATGCTGATTTAgcaaatttacaaaaaatcgGGCTTGAAATTAAAACCGAGCAAAGTATAg ataataatagaaataatGATGGAAAAGAAAACAACATTAATACGAAcgaaattattattttagaTTCTGATTCAGAACCAGATGCAGAAAATAATGAGAATACTAATCGCAATCACAAAGCCAGCGACAAAACAAACCTCAATAATGCACAAG atgGGCGTGAAGTCATATGCATATCTGACAGTGACGATGATGATAATGCTCCTTTGATCAGTAAAAAATCCGAAACCCCCCCCAAAAATAAACTACCTTTTTCAATAGGTATGGCTAATTATGGAAATAATCAATATTTAAGcagtttttttataagaaatattaatgatatagataaaataaatatgcttCCAAATACttattcaaattttaaCGAAATGATTTCAAATGCTTTAAATGACATTGATCCCATTCGatttaatgaaatatatttatcaaacaaaatattaaatcctgaaataattcaaaaaaataacgacggtaaattaaataatgataaaaacaATAGTAACATAAACAATGATGGCGACAAAGAAGCAAACGAAcataatattgaaaatgataataataacgaAATTCTAAAAAACACAACGGTACTTAAACCTAGTAATGagaatttaaataattctcttttatttttttgtaacaaAGATAATTTGATATCACAAgacatgtttttttttaatacaacATTAGAAGCATTAAGTTTAGACCCCGGtaataaatgtataaattattcTGATATTgtgaataataatgatacaattttaaataaggCAAcagaaaataatcaaaatgcaaatttggaaaaaataaatgccTCTGGCTCGtttgatttatttgatagcaatttaattttaccAACTACTAGTatcaataataatttaactaATGAGCTAAGAAATTATCTCGGTGAAAACAATAGTAATGACACCAATAAAGATAATAGTagtaataaagaaaaaaataatagtaatattgGATGTGATCAACTTGATGATATGTCTTCGCCCCACAATCAAATAGATTTAAATCAGCTTCCAAATtctgaaaatgataaaacgGAAGAAAGTCAAAAAACTAGTGAAAAAAGCgaagatgaagaaaatgacgATAACGAAcaaaatgatgatgattcaaatttaaataaaaaaaaaagaaaaaaagataaagaaaatgaaaaagaaaccccacgaaaaaaatga
- a CDS encoding falcilysin, putative — translation MKLMKVLGYINIITNCVNGILCKGDKKRYSIFTNNYIYSISTLNNYSFVATMNKTPAWVNEKCPEHKSYDIVEKRYNENLNLTYTVYEHKKAKTQVIALGSNDPLDVEQAFGFYVKTLTHSDKGIPHILEHTVLSGSKNFNYKDSMGLLEKGTLNTHLNAYTFNDRTIYMAGSMNNRDFFNIMAVYMDSVFQPNVLENKFIFQTEGWTYEVEKLKEEEKNLDIPKIKDYKVSFNGIVYNEMKGAFSNPLQDLYYEVMRNMFPDNVHSNVSGGDPKEIPNLSYEEFKEFYYKNYNPKKIKVFFFSKNNPTELLNFVDKYLCQLDFTKYRDDAVEHVNYQEYRKGPFYIKKKFADHSEEKENLASVSWLLNPKKHKNSDADLSLESPTDYFAWLIINNLLTHTSESVLYKALIESGLGNSIVDRGLNDSLVQYVFSIGLKGIKEKNEKNISLDKVHYEVEKIVLEALKKVVKEGFNKSAVEAAINNIEFVLKEANLKISKSIDFVFEMASRLNYGKDPLLIFEFEKHLNVVKDKIKNEPKYLEKYVEKHLLNNDHRVVILLEGDENYGAEQDKLEKDMLKKRIESFTEKEKENIITDFENLTKYKNTEESPEHLDKFPIISISDLNEKTLEIPVNPFFTNLNNENNMQNYNKTKDNQKLLKENMDRFINKYILNKDGNDSKNADVPMLIYEIPTSGILYLQFIFSLDNLTLEELSYLNLFKSLILENKTNKRSSEDFVILREKNIGNMMANVALLSTSDRLNVTDKYNAKGFFNFEMHMLSHKCNDALEIALEALKDSDFSNKKKVIEILKRKINGMKTTFASKGHSILIKYVKSRINSKYFAYDLIHGYDNYLKLQEQLKLAETDYESLEAILNRIRKKIFKRNNLIMNVTVDPGTIDQLFAKSKNSFNNLLSYFEENESECSKDDSCNNVVGWNKEIQEKKLLEGGEKKKELLVVPTFVNSVSMSGVMFNKGEYLDPSFTVIVAALKNSYLWETVRGLNGAYGVFADIEYDGTVVFLSARDPNLEKTLQTFREAAQGLRKMADVMTKNDLLRYIINAIGTIDRPRRGVELSKLSFSRIISNETEQDRIEFRNRVMNTKKEDFYKFADLLEKKVKEFEKNIVVITNKEKANEYINNVDKDFKQILIE, via the coding sequence atgaaattaatGAAAGTTTTAGGATATATTAACATCATCACGAATTGCGTAAATGGGATTTTATGCAAAGGAGATAAGAAAAGATATAgcatatttacaaataattatatttattcgaTAAGcacattaaataattactCGTTTGTTGCAACCATGAATAAAACACCTGCGTGggttaatgaaaaatgccCAGAGCATAAAAGTTATGATATTGTtgaaaaaagatataatgAGAATTTAAATTTGACTTATACTGTTTATGAGCATAAAAAGGCTAAAACACAAGTTATAGCATTAGGGTCAAATGACCCATTAGATGTTGAGCAAGCATTTGGATTTTATGTTAAAACGTTGACTCACTCAGATAAGGGGATACCCCATATATTAGAGCATACTGTTTTATCTGGTTcgaaaaattttaattataaggATTCTATGGGGTTATTAGAAAAGGGAACGTTAAACACACATCTAAATGCTTACACCTTTAATGATAGgactatatatatggctGGGTCAATGAATAACAGAgacttttttaatataatggCAGTATATATGGATAGTGTGTTCCAACCAAAtgttttagaaaataaatttatttttcaaacaGAAGGGTGGACATATGAAGtcgaaaaattaaaagaagaagaaaagaATTTAGATATTCCTAAAATCAAAGATTATAAAGTTTCATTTAATGgtattgtatataatgaaatgaaAGGAGCCTTTAGTAATCCATTACAagatttatattatgaGGTTATGAGAAATATGTTTCCTGATAATGTTCATTCAAATGTCAGTGGTGGTGATCCAAAAGAAATCCCAAACTTATCTTATGAAGAATTTAAAgaattttattacaaaaattataatccCAAAAAGAttaaagtatttttttttagtaaaaataatccaaccgaattattaaattttgtagATAAATACTTATGCCAATTAGATTTTACTAAATATAGAGATGATGCTGTGGAACATGTAAATTATCAAGAATATAGAAAAGGAcccttttatataaaaaaaaaatttgctGACCATTcagaagaaaaagaaaatttagCCTCAGTTTCATGGTTGTTGAATccaaaaaaacataaaaattcagATGCTGATCTAAGTTTAGAATCACCAACAGATTATTTTGCATggttaataataaacaatttattaACCCATACATCGGAAagtgtattatataaagcTTTAATAGAAAGTGGTTTAGGTAATAGTATTGTTGATAGAGGTTTAAATGATAGTTTAGTTCAATATGTTTTCAGCATAGGGCTAAAAGGAATTAAGGAAAAGAATGAGAAAAACATAAGTTTAGATAAAGTACATTATGAAGTCGAAAAGATCGTTTTAGAAGCTTTGAAAAAAGTTGTTAAAGAAggttttaataaatcagCTGTAGAAGCAGCCATAAATAACATagaatttgttttaaaagaagcaaacttaaaaatatcGAAAAGTATAGATTTTGTTTTTGAAATGGCATCAAGATTGAATTATGGAAAAGACCCATTACTAATATTTGAATTTGAAAAGCATTTAAATGTTGTTAAAGATAAGATAAAAAACGAACCCAAATATTTAGAAAAGTACGTTGAGAagcatttattaaataatgatcaTCGTGTAGTCATCTTGCTTGAAGGTGATGAAAATTATGGAGCTGAACAAgataaattagaaaaagatatgttaaaaaaaagaatagaAAGCTTCAcagaaaaggaaaaagaaaatattataactgattttgaaaatttaacaaaatataaaaatacagaaGAATCACCAGAACATTTGGATAAATTCCCAATTATAAGTATATCTGATTTGAATGAAAAAACATTAGAAATTCCAGTAAATCCATTCTTTactaatttaaataatgaaaacaatATGCAAAATTACAATAAAACGAAAGATAACCAAAAATTGCTTAAGGAAAATATGGATcgttttataaataagtacATTCTTAATAAGGATGGAAATGATAGTAAAAATGCTGATGTACCaatgttaatatatgaaataccTACAAGTggcatattatatttacaattcatattttcattgGACAATTTAACACTTGAAGAGTTAAGCTATTTAAATCTTTTTAAAAGTTTAATtcttgaaaataaaacaaataaaagatCTTCCGAagattttgttattttaagagaaaaaaatataggtAATATGATGGCAAATGTAGCATTATTATCTACTAGCGACCGCTTAAATGTAACTGACAAATATAATGCAAAaggtttttttaattttgaaatGCATATGCTAAGCCATAAATGTAATGATGCTTTAGAAATTGCTTTAGAAGCACTAAAAGATTCagatttttcaaataaaaaaaaagtaattgAAATTTTgaagagaaaaataaatggaatGAAAACAACATTCGCTTCAAAAGGACAttctatattaataaaatatgttaaatcCCGTATCAATTCGAAATATTTTGCTTATGACCTAATACATGGTTATgacaattatttaaaattacaaGAGCAATTAAAATTAGCTGAAACTGACTATGAATCTCTTGAAGCCATATTAAATAGaatcagaaaaaaaatatttaaaagaaataatttaataatgaatGTAACCGTCGACCCAGGAACTATTGATCAGTTGTTTGCTAAATCCAAAAATTCGTTCAATAATTTATTGTCATAttttgaagaaaatgaatcaGAATGCTCCAAAGATGATAGTTGTAATAATGTTGTTGGATGgaataaagaaatacaagaaaagaaattatTGGAGGGCGgcgagaaaaaaaaagaattactTGTTGTTCCAACATTTGTAAATTCAGTCTCCATGTCTGGAGTTATGTTTAATAAAGGTGAATATCTTGACCCAAGCTTTACTGTTATCGTAGCagcattaaaaaattcatactTATGGGAAACTGTTCGAGGCCTTAATGGTGCTTATGGTGTATTTGCTGATATTGAATATGATGGTActgttgtatttttatccGCAAGAGACCccaatttagaaaaaacaTTGCAAACATTTAGAGAAGCAGCTCAAGGTTTAAGAAAAATGGCTGATGTTAtgacaaaaaatgatttattaaGATATATAATCAATGCTATTGGAACAATTGATAGACCTAGAAGAGGTGTTGAATTGAGCAAGCTTTCCTTTTCAAGAATTATATCAAATGAAACTGAACAAGATAGAATTGAATTCAGAAATAGAGTTATGAACACTAAAAAAGaagatttttataaatttgcagatttattagaaaaaaaagttaaagaattcgaaaaaaatattgtagtCATAActaataaagaaaaggcaaatgaatatataaataatgttgACAAAGATTTTAAACAAATACTTATAGAATAA
- a CDS encoding protein arginine N-methyltransferase 5, putative: protein MPIKNKYGILNIGIEYNYNDVNDIQISEISPDFIVTNLFKDSPINSNNFSNISHNNPNEENNKNSEYQVCPLFGDKFEDIDIWKENIYGKISEWIDTDNTDEAFSEYSIDALNKQIQWSSYISVKNLIINTPLYNKCDNYARCINSNIHNYNGVSITLKVPIAQKINNIEHLNTNFNNNTSKHGDSSKDACENIINGWNIWAKFISYCNFDFSNLNVAIEFVNIKDININNINLDIWKSEPVKLIIIPLDVFFIDSKTGYPYLPKKLKDLLIFFFRKNVDVVLTSHKKGEHRCRYNPENGGIYLEGKRIEADEMNMIEKTNNKHKLGKDVKGDSEDQNELVDNIYYLKCCVYYLKRLFMSIENFDTHTLFDSSYWDYLQIPLQPLKDNLSSQVYEIFERDKTKYEKYELAISKYLCDELNKKKYNNNPNLSNEENNNNSDKSKISKSGERHFIIFVVGAGRGPLVDCTLRALETNKINKYSIYAIEKNDSAILILKNRLLNEKWKNVKVINSDMRYLNLDIKADLIVSELLGSFGDNELFPECLDSMKKYLKEDGISIPQNCLSYVEPISCAKVYYKLCNNTFSGNNENFYVINLYSYYKISEGPKECFYFDIPSKNIKNDNTHNTRYKNLNFKVTNDSYLHGFLCYFNSKLYNDVYLSIEPNTHTNNLHSWYPLFIPINKIIFLKNQQNLSFSIWRLTDNHKIWYEWCVNEPTSTIIHNYNARHFSIGK from the coding sequence ATgcctataaaaaataaatatggaatTTTAAACATAGGGATAGAATATAACTACAATGATGTAAATGATATACAAATAAGTGAGATAAGTCCAGATTTTATTGTGACAAATCTTTTTAAAGACAGTCCAATAAATTCTAATAACTTTAGTAATATTAGCCACAATAATccaaatgaagaaaataataaaaattccgAATATCAAGTGTGCCCACTATTTGGGGACAAATTTGAAGATATAGATATTTggaaagaaaatatttatggaaaaatatCGGAGTGGATCGATACAGATAATACAGATGAAGCTTTTAGCGAATATTCTATCGACGCTcttaataaacaaatacaGTGGTCAAGTTATATATcagtaaaaaatttaattattaacactccattatataataaatgtgaTAATTATGCTAGATGCATTAATTCCAATATTCACAACTACAATGGAGTTTCAATAACTCTAAAAGTGCCAATAgcccaaaaaataaacaatatcGAGCACCTAAAtactaattttaataataatacttcAAAACACGGAGATAGCAGTAAAGATGCgtgtgaaaatataataaatgggTGGAATATTTGGGCTAAGTTTATATCTTATTgtaattttgatttttcaaatttgaATGTAGCTATCGAATTCGTAAACATAAAAGATATTaacattaataatataaatttagatATATGGAAATCAGAACCtgttaaattaataatcaTACCTCTTGATGTATTCTTTATAGACTCTAAAACTGGATATCCATATTTACcgaaaaaattgaaagatcttttaatatttttttttagaaaaaatgttGACGTAGTATTAACTTCTCACAAAAAGGGGGAACATCGATGTAGATACAATCCAGAAAATGGAGGCATATATTTAGAAGGGAAAAGAATCGAAGCCGATGAAATGAATATGatagaaaaaacaaataataaacataaattaGGTAAAGATGTTAAGGGAGATTCAGAGGATCAGAATGAACTCGTTGACAATATTTACTATTTGAAATGTTGTGTTTATTACTTAAAAAGATTGTTTATGTCaattgaaaattttgatacCCACACTTTATTTGACAGCTCGTATTGGGATTATTTGCAAATCCCTTTGCAGCCATTAAAAGATAATTTATCATCTCAAgtttatgaaatatttgaaagagataaaacaaaatatgagAAATACGAGTTAGCTATTTCAAAGTATTTATGTgatgaattaaataaaaaaaaatataataataacccTAACCTAtcaaatgaagaaaataataataattcagaTAAAAGTAAGATAAGTAAATCGGGTGAAagacattttattatatttgtagtGGGAGCTGGTAGAGGCCCGTTAGTCGATTGCACATTAAGAGCGCTAGAAACGAATaagataaataaatattctatttatgcaatagaaaaaaatgatagtgctattttaatattaaaaaatcgattgctaaatgaaaaatggaaaaatgtTAAAGTTATTAATAGTGATATGAGGTATCTAAATTTAGATATCAAGGCAGATTTAATTGTTAGTGAGTTATTAGGTTCATTTGGGGATAATGAACTTTTCCCTGAATGCTTAGACagtatgaaaaaatatttaaaagaagACGGGATTAGTATCCCACAAAATTGCTTATCTTATGTTGAACCAATTTCATGCGCAAAAGTTTATTATAAACTATGTAATAATACTTTTTCAGGAAATAATGagaatttttatgttattaacttatattcttattataaaatttcagAAGGACCTAAagaatgtttttattttgatataccaagtaaaaatataaaaaatgataatactCATAATACTCGTTATAAAAATCTCAACTTTAAAGTAACCAATGATTCATATTTACATGGATTTTTATGTTACTttaattcaaaattatataatgatgtatatttatcaatTGAGCCAAATACTCATACAAATAACTTACATAGTTGGTATCCTTTATTTATCCCaatcaataaaattatttttttaaaaaatcaacaAAATCTTTCTTTTAGTATTTGGAGATTAACAGataatcataaaatatggtATGAATGGTGTGTCAATGAACCAACTAGTACAATCATACACAATTATAATGCCCGACATTTTTCTATTGGCAAATAA
- a CDS encoding protein transport protein Sec24A, putative, whose product MQPHDSNRGLNNFNNSSNPNSSNNALNYNSQSNMNTPMASPFSYSGNTNNINRGAGNVPPMGNNNDNAGYNTVKGNPNYYSGQSYYSAQNPVQHGAYAANSSNLNEGMYGREPPNSNPYLNNQGQYMGAQNAYMPMAANIPNNNASAFKDMGNNLRYDGNKPMNSVQPIVNDTYQEFLQFNAFSHFVKSSVNYMPANATLKQKTHVPLGFTIQPLAPIPDGYPELASVNFGNSTVVRCKKCRTYINPFARFEAGGKKWNCNMCYNINETPQFYYVPLDEKGKRKDLFQRPELCTGSVEFIAPSDYMIRPPQPPVYLFLIDVTVTSINSGLLDVVCNTIKKLLPKNNDDNATNANSNNKKVFDSRTLIGIITFDSTIHFYNLNSNLKQNQMMVVSDIQDIFIPLPENILVNVHECQNAIDNLLDNLPNMWRNNKMSDCCAGNALKAAVMLIKKVGGKILFFLSSVPNIGDLTVNVNREAKDKGSSYKKIYNSGNSNNGNSDLKLREVEMLNPANNEYGEFAQSITQFQIAVDLFACPLYNLDLASIYPLIKNSGGSLYYYPQFNVHQYSDKLREELLFALTTETAWESVMRIRISRGWKITNWYGNFQFRGVDLLALPNCHSSQTFSIVVDLEENVVQDSVVYVQSALLYTNSNGERRIRLHTYALPVTQNIKTITDSINPQVAVSLLSHQAIDVIKKGKIADGRNLIQTLCSQVLSTQLSSSENSRLLPIYILGMLKSVAFRDSGDVPPDMRIFQWSRVENIPVESIEAYFYPKMFSLHNLEKHHGNYDENNNFVFPPTLNLTCENMTQDGCYLVEDGENIVMWIGRSINPQWIYSVFGVQSLEQLNSEYAENHIGSTDNPSGLQVLNIINALRKARTPSYMRLMVVKQGDPLEYKFFSYLIEDRSQHMMISLKEFLAKFYPKYPQFTPSLSNPHAATFDR is encoded by the exons atgcagcCGCATGATAGCAATCGAGggttaaataattttaataacagTAGTAATCCTAATAGTAGCAACAATGCATTAAATTACAACAGTCAAAGTAATATGAATACCCCAATGGCTAGCCCGTTTTCATATAGTGGTAatactaataatattaatagaGGTGCTGGAAATGTACCACCTATgggtaataataatgataatgcGGGTTATAATACTGTAAAAGGAAATCCAAATTATTACAGCGGGCAAAGTTACTATAGCGCGCAAAATCCAGTGCAACATGGCGCATATGCAGCAAATTCAagtaatttaaatgaagGAATGTATGGTAGGGAACCCCCCAATTCTAAtccatatttaaataatcaagGCCAATATATGGGGGCtcaaaatgcatatatgccAATGGCAGCTAATAttccaaataataatgctaGCGCATTCAAAGATATGGGAAACAATTTAAGATATGATGGGAATAAACCTATGAATAGCGTGCAGCCTATAGTAAATGATACATATCAagaatttttacaatttaatGCATTTTCCCATTTTGTAAAAAGTTCAGTAAACTATATGCCAGCTAATGCAAcattaaaacaaaagacGCACGTTCCATTAGGTTTTACTATACAACCATTAGCACCAATACCTGATGGATATCCAGAATTAGCGTCAGTAAATTTTGGCAATTCAACTGTTGTTCGATGCAAAAAATGTAggacatatataaatccaTTTGCTCGATTTGAAGCGGGAGggaaaaaatggaattgCAATATgtgttataatataaatgaaacaccacaattttattatgtgcCATTAGATGAAAAAGGAAAACGAAAAGATTTATTTCAAAGACCCGAATTATGTACAGGAAGTGTTGAATTTATCGCACCAAGTGATTATATGATACGACCACCACAACCAcctgtatatttatttttaatagatGTAACAGTAACATCAATAAATTCTGGACTATTAGATGTTGTTTGTaatacaattaaaaaattactaccaaaaaataatgatgataatgcTACTAATgcaaatagtaataataaaaaggtgTTTGATTCTCGTACATTAATTGGTATTATAACATTTGATTCAactatacatttttataatttaaattcgaatttaaaacaaaatcaaATGATGGTAGTGTCAGATATACaagatatttttattccattgcctgaaaatattttagtaAATGTGCATGAATGCCAAAATGCAattgataatttattagaCAATTTACCAAATATGTGGAGGAATAATAAGATGAGCGACTGCTGTGCAGGAAATGCATTAAAAGCAGCAGTTAtgcttataaaaaaagtagggggcaaaatattattttttctttcatcTGTGCCAAATATAGGTGACTTAACAGTTAATGTAAATAGAGAAGCGAAGGATAAAGGCAGCagctataaaaaaatatataattctggtaattcaaataatggTAATTCAGATTTGAAATTACGAGAAGTAGAAATGTTAAATCCAgctaataatgaatatggAGAATTTGCACAAAGCATAACACAATTTCAAATAGCTGTTGATTTATTTGCATGcccattatataatttagatTTAGCCAGTATATACccattaataaaaaattcaggaggttctttatattattacccACAATTTAATGTACATCAATATAGTGATAAATTAAGAGAAGAATTATTATTCGCATTGACAACTGAAACAGCATGGGAGTCTGTAATGAGAATAAGAATAAGTAGAGGTTGGAAAATTACTAATTGGTATGGCAATTTTCAATTTAGGGGAGTAGATTTATTAGCATTACCTAATTGCCATTCTAGTCAAACCTTTAGTATTGTTGTAGATTTAGAAGAAAATGTAGTACAAGATTCAGTAGTATATGTACAATcagcattattatataccaATTCTAATGGGGAAAGAAGAATACGATtacatacatatgcatTACCAGTAACTCAAAACATTAAAACAATTACAGATTCAATTAATCCCCAAGTTGCTGTGTCATTATTATCACACCAAGCTATagatgtaataaaaaaaggaaaaatagCTGATGGCAGAAATTTAATACAAACCTTATGCTCCCAAGTATTATCTACGCAATTGTCATCATCAGAAAACTCACGACTATtacctatatatattttaggTATGTTAAAATCTGTTGCATTTAGAGATAGTGGAGATGTACCACCCGATATGAGAATATTTCAATGGTCAAGAGTAGAAAATATTCCAGTCGAATCAATTgaagcatatttttatccaAAAATGTTTAGTTTGCATAATCTTGAAAAACATCATGGAAATTATgacgaaaataataattttgtatttccTCCAACCCTTAATTTGACATGCGAAAATATGACTCAGGATGGATGTTATTTGGTGGAAGACGGTGAAAACATAGTCATGTGGATAGGAAG aAGCATAAATCCTCAATGGATCTATTCAGTTTTTGGGGTTCAATCACTTGAGCAATTAAACTCGGAGTACGCAGAAAACCATATAG gaTCAACTGATAATCCTTCTGGCTTACaagttttaaatataatcaatGCATTGAGAAAAGCTAGAACACCATCTTACATGAGATTAATGGTAGTAAAGCAAGGAGACCCATTGGAATACAA ATTTTTCTCATACTTAATAGAAGACAGGTCTCAACACATGATGATATCTTTAAAAGAATTTTTAGCAAAATTTT aTCCAAAGTATCCGCAGTTTACCCCTTCGTTGAGCAATCCACATGCTGCAACATTCGAccgttaa